In the Perca flavescens isolate YP-PL-M2 chromosome 20, PFLA_1.0, whole genome shotgun sequence genome, one interval contains:
- the LOC114547405 gene encoding LOW QUALITY PROTEIN: antimicrobial peptide NK-lysin-like (The sequence of the model RefSeq protein was modified relative to this genomic sequence to represent the inferred CDS: deleted 2 bases in 1 codon), with translation METSSVLLVCILVTCSVWTVHGGSFEVSIDDQEQVDVDISVKASKLPGVCWACNWALKKVKKLAGRNATVEKLTSKLNSICDQIGLLKSLCRKFVKTHLPELVEELTTTDDVKTICVNTGACKPKELLDLHFYRMDEELSTEMNEYP, from the exons ATGGAAACATCTTCAGTCCTCCTTGTGTGCATTCTGGTGACATGTTCAG TCTGGACAGTCCACGGTGGAAGCTTCGAGGTCAGCATTGATGACCAGGAGCAGGTGGACGTGGACATTTCTGTGAAGGCCAGCAAG CTTCCAGGTGTGTGCTGGGCGTGCAACTGGGCTTTAAAGAAGGTGAAGAAACTAGCTGGACGTAACGCCACTGTGGAG AAATTGACTTCAAAGTTAAATTCCATCTGCGACCAAATTGGCCTCTTAAAATCTCTGTGC CGCAAGTTTGTGAAGACACACCTACCAGAACTAGTTGAGGAGCTCACGACCACTGATGATGTGAAAACGATCTGTGTCAATACTGGAGCCTGCAA GCCAAAGGAGTTGTTGGACCTGCACTTCTATCGAATGGACGAGGAGTTATCAactgaaatgaatgaatatcCCTGA